A single genomic interval of Ktedonobacterales bacterium harbors:
- a CDS encoding transglutaminaseTgpA domain-containing protein, translating into MQATMQESKQEDKQEALPPQPDRPSLFPGWRKIPLRPEEGWATFIFLGFVIYSAVWSIQTVNWVNGLQILTWTTGAGLALGFIAAKQHKLSRLLMHAIMMAAGFLLAFWATAVAYHGTIGSLWEHFIIWLRKAVTPNTDTNDDVMFLLFLAVLSFILAYVSVWLVARTRRPWLVTLATAIVLLINLSYANGDLIYLTIFLLAGLLLLVRFNLSEAYRQWRRRSLRYTADLGWDFMVAGMLFSVGILVFGWILPTAGQNTSVANFWSSASNPWVSAQQLWERLFQVRGGPGSSAYFSNQLRLTGNVDLPNTVILTYTTQSSGQYLIAVTQDFFDGQVWHVTGTTTRNFDAKQSLGVDKTLYVPVDQNIHLVNPPSGNPNQFIFAAADPSSFSVPVGTTRDVSGFTSYFARGPLVGGQNYTATSFVSLADENTLRQVPLPADAQGGGDFFYPPDLLTRYTQVPLDLQSDQQIRQLALDWTSGKTNMYDMVQAIENHLRSGYQYSQHNPDPPGNQDVVAWFLTQSKKGFCTYFASAMVMLARMLNIPARVASGYTNGTFDQDSGRWVVRGTDAHTWAQIYFPKYGWVNFEPSTGFSSVIRPLPSVTPTGTETPGQDQTPVSKPTPRVGIDPNSGLDSGSAQAQAADLRMRLLLGASGMLAVLILLFGATAIWWRRLFRGMSPVAQTFGRVTLLAGWAGLKPKPTQTPFEYMDGLQQHLPVQSESLQRLSELYVQDRWGAADAESGVLAELRQLWRRLRGSLVRAVMRRPSLNPLVWARLLQERRHRRVK; encoded by the coding sequence ATGCAGGCCACCATGCAAGAAAGCAAGCAAGAAGATAAACAAGAGGCGTTGCCGCCTCAGCCAGACCGCCCTTCACTCTTTCCAGGATGGCGCAAAATACCGCTTCGGCCAGAGGAAGGCTGGGCCACGTTCATTTTCCTGGGGTTCGTGATCTACAGCGCCGTCTGGAGTATTCAGACGGTGAATTGGGTGAACGGGTTGCAGATTCTGACCTGGACCACCGGAGCCGGTCTGGCGCTGGGATTCATTGCCGCCAAACAGCACAAACTATCGCGCTTGCTGATGCACGCGATCATGATGGCGGCGGGCTTCTTACTCGCCTTTTGGGCGACGGCAGTGGCTTATCATGGCACTATTGGCAGCCTCTGGGAGCATTTTATCATCTGGCTGAGGAAGGCTGTTACCCCCAATACTGATACCAATGATGATGTGATGTTCCTGCTCTTCCTGGCGGTGCTGAGCTTCATTCTGGCCTATGTCAGTGTCTGGCTGGTGGCCCGCACCCGCCGCCCCTGGCTGGTGACGCTGGCGACTGCTATCGTCTTGCTGATCAATCTGTCCTATGCGAACGGCGACCTGATCTATCTGACGATTTTCTTGCTCGCCGGGCTGCTGCTGCTGGTGCGCTTTAATTTAAGCGAAGCCTATCGCCAATGGCGGCGTCGCTCGCTGCGCTACACCGCCGATCTGGGCTGGGATTTTATGGTGGCCGGCATGCTCTTCTCGGTTGGTATTCTGGTCTTTGGCTGGATCTTGCCCACAGCGGGGCAAAATACATCGGTAGCCAATTTCTGGAGCAGTGCGAGCAACCCCTGGGTTTCGGCTCAGCAGCTCTGGGAACGGCTGTTTCAAGTGCGCGGCGGTCCTGGCTCCAGCGCCTATTTTAGCAACCAACTGCGGCTGACCGGAAACGTTGATCTCCCCAATACGGTGATATTGACCTATACCACCCAGAGTTCAGGACAATACTTGATTGCCGTGACGCAAGATTTTTTCGATGGGCAGGTCTGGCATGTGACGGGGACCACCACCAGAAACTTCGACGCAAAGCAGAGTTTAGGGGTGGATAAAACCCTCTACGTGCCCGTTGACCAGAATATCCATCTGGTCAACCCCCCGTCAGGAAACCCCAACCAGTTCATCTTCGCGGCGGCAGACCCGTCCTCCTTCAGTGTGCCGGTGGGAACGACGAGGGATGTGAGCGGCTTCACCTCCTATTTCGCTCGCGGGCCGTTGGTTGGAGGACAGAACTATACGGCCACATCCTTTGTCTCTTTGGCTGATGAGAATACGCTGCGTCAGGTTCCGCTGCCTGCCGATGCTCAGGGAGGGGGCGATTTCTTTTATCCGCCGGACCTGCTGACGCGCTATACTCAGGTTCCCCTCGACCTGCAATCTGACCAGCAAATACGTCAGTTGGCGCTGGATTGGACAAGCGGGAAAACGAATATGTACGATATGGTCCAGGCGATAGAGAACCATCTGCGCTCTGGCTATCAATATAGCCAGCATAATCCCGATCCTCCCGGCAATCAAGATGTGGTCGCCTGGTTCCTCACTCAGTCAAAGAAAGGATTCTGTACCTATTTTGCCAGCGCGATGGTGATGTTGGCGCGCATGCTGAATATACCTGCGCGGGTGGCCTCAGGGTATACCAACGGTACATTTGATCAGGACAGCGGGCGCTGGGTCGTCAGGGGTACTGACGCCCATACCTGGGCGCAAATCTATTTTCCCAAGTATGGCTGGGTTAACTTCGAACCCTCGACAGGCTTCTCGTCCGTGATTCGCCCGCTTCCCAGCGTGACACCCACCGGTACCGAAACGCCTGGGCAGGACCAGACCCCTGTATCAAAGCCAACACCCAGGGTGGGGATCGACCCCAACAGCGGATTAGACTCAGGCTCGGCGCAGGCGCAGGCGGCTGATCTGCGCATGCGTTTGCTCCTGGGGGCCAGTGGAATGCTGGCGGTACTTATCCTGCTGTTCGGCGCAACGGCAATCTGGTGGCGTCGGCTGTTCCGGGGAATGAGTCCGGTGGCGCAAACATTTGGGCGGGTGACGCTGCTGGCAGGCTGGGCCGGACTCAAACCGAAACCCACACAAACCCCCTTTGAATACATGGACGGGTTGCAGCAGCACTTGCCGGTCCAATCCGAATCGCTCCAGCGTCTGAGCGAATTGTACGTGCAGGATCGCTGGGGAGCGGCTGATGCGGAATCGGGTGTGCTGGCGGAACTGCGCCAACTCTGGCGCCGTCTGCGGGGAAGTCTGGTGCGCGCGGTGATGCGTCGGCCCTCATTGAACCCCCTGGTCTGGGCGCGCCTGCTCCAGGAACGTCGCCACAGAAGAGTGAAATAA
- a CDS encoding DUF58 domain-containing protein — protein sequence MRPWQAILLALFMAFLALATGWHPLYVVMYVLVLMVVVSYFWTVLSVKGLRFSRGSPSGRVQAGEILEERLVLENHHWFPKLWVQVADNSTLPGHHAGYVASLGGRRRVAWKSRTLCRRRGKYTLGPAIATTGDPLGLFRRNLPLWAERSLVVLPVVLPLSQFTLFPGGIPGRGRGSQRSLQTTTNAASIREYVPGDSVNHIHWPSTARIGTLMVREYELDPTLDAWIFLDLNEGVQAGQGDSSTEEYGVTIAATLAAYLLRQDISVGLVVNSGRREFVALDRGDRQIDRLLEVLALVHAGSGPSLAEALALDGLHFARNTMAIVITPSWQEDWQVGLRHLQRRGVKTAVVSIDPSTFDHLPSSTRALNSLIDLGVPTLVVNRGDPLLRVLERGPIG from the coding sequence ATGCGCCCCTGGCAGGCGATTCTCCTTGCGCTGTTCATGGCCTTTTTGGCCCTTGCCACCGGCTGGCATCCCCTTTATGTGGTGATGTATGTGCTGGTGTTGATGGTGGTTGTCTCCTATTTCTGGACAGTCCTGAGCGTGAAAGGGCTGCGCTTTTCGCGCGGCTCGCCCAGCGGGCGGGTGCAGGCAGGCGAGATTCTTGAAGAGCGCCTGGTGTTGGAAAACCACCATTGGTTCCCCAAACTCTGGGTGCAGGTGGCGGATAACTCGACGCTGCCCGGCCATCACGCGGGGTATGTCGCCAGCCTGGGGGGAAGGCGGCGGGTTGCCTGGAAGTCGCGCACGCTCTGCCGCCGCCGGGGCAAATACACGCTTGGTCCGGCCATCGCTACAACTGGTGATCCGCTGGGCCTGTTTCGCCGGAATCTGCCCCTCTGGGCGGAGCGTTCGCTCGTCGTCCTGCCGGTGGTCTTGCCGCTTTCACAGTTTACCCTGTTCCCTGGCGGCATCCCTGGTCGTGGGCGCGGCTCGCAGCGTTCCCTGCAAACAACGACGAACGCCGCCTCTATTCGTGAGTATGTTCCTGGCGATAGCGTCAATCATATTCACTGGCCCTCCACTGCCCGCATAGGTACGCTGATGGTGCGGGAGTACGAATTAGACCCCACGCTTGACGCCTGGATTTTTCTCGATCTGAACGAGGGTGTGCAGGCAGGCCAGGGCGATAGCTCGACGGAAGAATATGGGGTCACGATTGCCGCGACGCTTGCCGCTTATCTGCTGCGCCAGGACATTTCGGTTGGCCTGGTGGTGAACTCAGGCCGCCGCGAGTTTGTCGCGCTGGATCGCGGGGATCGACAGATTGATCGTCTCCTGGAAGTGCTGGCGCTGGTGCATGCCGGGAGTGGCCCATCGCTTGCAGAAGCTCTGGCGCTGGATGGCCTTCATTTTGCTCGCAACACGATGGCGATTGTCATCACCCCTTCCTGGCAAGAGGACTGGCAGGTCGGCTTGCGTCACTTGCAGCGCCGCGGCGTGAAAACAGCGGTGGTGTCTATTGACCCCAGTACCTTCGATCATTTGCCCAGCAGCACGCGCGCCCTCAATAGCTTGATTGACCTGGGGGTGCCGACGCTGGTGGTGAATCGGGGCGACCCGTTGCTGCGTGTACTGGAACGGGGGCCAATTGGCTAA
- a CDS encoding MoxR family ATPase — MRVEDRTVQQTVQQIAEVAQRITANVEQVIIGKGDAVRLTLISVLCRGHVLIEDVPGVGKTVLTKAIAKSIGCTFKRIQFTPDLMPRDVTGVSIYNQKTSNFEFRAGPIMSQFVLADEVNRATPKTQSALLEAMEESQITVDGDTYLLPQPFIVMATQNPIEYEGTFPLPEAQLDRFMMNISLGYPGLTDEVSILDRQQRQHPLENIGQVIGAEELQDIQAQIREIHADSSIREYVVAIAQATRHHQDVYLGVSPRGSLALFRTSQALAALRGREYVIPDDVKALVKATLTHRIIVAPAARVRSVTASAVLDEILESVPVPKAWVGRR, encoded by the coding sequence GTGAGAGTTGAGGATCGCACAGTGCAGCAAACGGTGCAACAAATCGCCGAGGTTGCTCAACGGATTACGGCAAACGTTGAGCAGGTCATCATCGGGAAGGGCGATGCCGTGCGGCTGACCTTGATTTCTGTTTTGTGCCGGGGTCACGTGTTAATTGAGGATGTCCCAGGGGTGGGGAAAACCGTCTTGACCAAGGCTATCGCAAAATCCATCGGCTGTACTTTTAAGCGGATTCAGTTTACTCCCGACCTGATGCCGCGCGACGTGACCGGCGTGTCCATTTACAACCAGAAGACGAGCAACTTTGAGTTTCGGGCTGGTCCAATCATGAGCCAGTTCGTGCTGGCCGATGAGGTGAACCGCGCCACCCCCAAGACCCAATCGGCCTTGCTGGAGGCCATGGAAGAAAGCCAGATCACCGTTGATGGTGATACCTATCTCTTACCTCAGCCCTTTATTGTAATGGCGACGCAGAACCCGATTGAGTATGAAGGTACCTTTCCGCTGCCAGAGGCCCAGCTTGATCGGTTCATGATGAATATCAGCCTGGGGTATCCTGGCCTGACGGATGAGGTCAGCATTCTTGATCGCCAACAGCGCCAGCACCCGCTGGAAAATATTGGGCAGGTGATTGGGGCTGAAGAGCTTCAGGATATTCAGGCGCAGATCCGCGAGATTCACGCGGATTCTTCTATTCGAGAGTATGTCGTCGCTATTGCCCAGGCAACGCGCCATCATCAGGATGTCTATCTCGGTGTCAGCCCGCGAGGCTCGCTGGCGCTTTTCCGCACCTCTCAGGCGCTGGCGGCGCTGCGGGGCCGGGAGTATGTGATTCCCGACGACGTGAAGGCGCTGGTCAAGGCGACGCTGACGCATCGTATTATTGTTGCTCCTGCGGCCCGGGTGCGCAGCGTGACAGCCAGCGCGGTCCTTGACGAGATCCTTGAGAGTGTGCCGGTGCCCAAAGCCTGGGTAGGGAGGCGCTAA
- a CDS encoding glycosyltransferase family 1 protein has protein sequence MPDRRITLDYTAGSAERSGSGRYARQLVSALDALHSPHRYTLFSRARPNANPRLSTEDAFRLRALPLGDRFLTMIWQQARLPLPADLFTGRADLWHGLDFTLPPLLHGSAIVTIPDLTFLAQPDGIEPSRAASRSRAVSQAVQRADAIITFSQQVRHELVERLSAPAERVQVIYPGVSAAFQRITDSMLLAATRHKFELQTPFILTVGTLEPRKNLVRLIQAFDKIRRDRSGPRMLAIAGQNGWRYEEVYEIVNRLSLKNEVRFLGHVTDLELVLLYSLADVVALPSLYAGFGFTVLEAMACGAPVVCSNAGALPEVAGDAALLVNPTDTDALGTMLSRLLRNPRLRALLSKKGQARAAKFTWDACAQNHLKLYEEVIQKREEQQERKTNE, from the coding sequence ATGCCAGACCGCCGGATAACCCTGGATTACACAGCGGGCAGCGCCGAGCGTTCCGGTAGTGGACGCTATGCCCGCCAGCTTGTCTCGGCGCTGGACGCGCTGCATAGTCCTCATCGCTATACCCTCTTCAGTCGCGCGCGCCCCAACGCCAACCCGCGCCTTTCCACCGAAGACGCTTTTCGCCTGCGCGCGCTCCCACTGGGAGATCGCTTCCTCACCATGATCTGGCAGCAGGCGCGCCTTCCGCTGCCCGCCGATCTTTTCACGGGCCGCGCCGATCTCTGGCACGGGCTTGATTTCACACTCCCGCCGCTGCTTCACGGCAGCGCCATCGTCACTATCCCCGATCTGACGTTCCTTGCCCAACCTGATGGTATCGAACCTTCGCGCGCCGCATCTCGGAGCCGGGCTGTGTCACAAGCGGTTCAGCGCGCCGACGCTATTATCACTTTCTCTCAACAGGTGCGCCACGAACTAGTTGAACGCCTGAGTGCGCCCGCCGAGCGAGTCCAGGTCATCTATCCTGGCGTGAGCGCAGCTTTTCAGCGCATCACCGATAGTATGCTCCTGGCGGCCACGCGGCATAAGTTCGAGCTTCAGACGCCATTTATCCTGACGGTAGGCACGCTGGAGCCACGCAAAAATCTGGTTCGTCTGATTCAGGCGTTTGACAAGATTCGTCGGGATCGTTCTGGCCCCAGGATGCTTGCCATTGCCGGACAAAACGGCTGGCGCTACGAAGAGGTGTATGAGATCGTCAACCGGCTGAGCCTCAAGAATGAGGTACGCTTCCTGGGCCACGTCACCGACCTGGAGCTTGTGCTTTTATATAGTCTGGCGGATGTCGTGGCGCTGCCGTCGCTTTATGCGGGCTTCGGGTTTACCGTACTGGAGGCAATGGCCTGTGGAGCGCCAGTCGTCTGTAGTAACGCTGGCGCGCTGCCAGAGGTCGCGGGCGATGCCGCTTTGCTGGTCAACCCCACCGATACCGATGCTCTGGGTACCATGCTTTCGCGCTTGCTGCGCAATCCCAGGCTGCGGGCGCTGCTCAGCAAAAAAGGGCAGGCGCGGGCCGCAAAGTTTACCTGGGACGCCTGCGCCCAGAATCATCTCAAACTCTATGAGGAGGTAATACAGAAGCGTGAGGAACAGCAAGAAAGGAAAACGAACGAATAA
- a CDS encoding lysylphosphatidylglycerol synthase transmembrane domain-containing protein, whose translation MSEPEEMPDALHRADNSATSAPRSDASNTVPGAESQSQPPVQRGRRALKRVIGLVVVAAILILLGADLARSWDTLAKYHWQVSAPLLALAFVGFVAQTLSYPLIWRSVLRRLGQPLSLPKSVRIYLASEFVRYIPGNVWHVLTRIFWAEREGIPKSIGFISITVELVTKLAGGALVFAVTLLFWPHIDALGQVFSGGTALIVGLAAIPVLLALLQPRLLGWCLNRALKLMRKPAITLPMRYRDVLVVTFWWCASWVIGGVAFYLLLLGIAGTGATGAVSPVLLTLALCIGIYALGWDIGFLSFITPSGLGFREAAIILLLGLAAVTPTIALATVIAFLSRILATLAELLCVSGAHFIVSRLERTAKNAQAAEEQPAVSAFTE comes from the coding sequence CGCCAGTTCAGCGCGGGCGGCGGGCGCTCAAACGGGTGATTGGCCTGGTAGTGGTGGCGGCGATCCTGATTTTGCTGGGCGCCGACCTCGCCCGAAGTTGGGATACGCTGGCGAAATACCATTGGCAGGTAAGCGCCCCTTTGCTGGCGCTGGCTTTTGTGGGCTTTGTGGCGCAAACGCTTTCCTATCCGCTCATCTGGCGCTCGGTCCTGCGTCGGCTGGGGCAGCCATTGTCCCTGCCCAAGAGCGTGCGTATTTATCTGGCTTCGGAGTTTGTGCGCTATATCCCTGGTAATGTCTGGCATGTGCTGACGCGCATCTTCTGGGCCGAGCGCGAAGGGATTCCCAAGTCAATTGGCTTTATCAGCATCACCGTGGAGTTGGTGACGAAACTGGCCGGAGGCGCGCTGGTCTTTGCGGTGACATTGCTCTTCTGGCCGCATATTGATGCCCTGGGGCAGGTCTTCAGCGGCGGGACGGCGCTGATAGTGGGGCTGGCAGCCATTCCGGTCCTGCTGGCGCTGTTGCAGCCGCGCCTGCTAGGCTGGTGCTTAAACCGGGCGCTCAAGCTCATGCGCAAACCTGCGATCACCTTACCGATGCGCTATCGTGATGTGCTGGTCGTCACCTTCTGGTGGTGCGCAAGCTGGGTGATTGGCGGCGTCGCTTTTTATCTGCTGCTGCTGGGTATCGCCGGAACCGGCGCGACCGGGGCTGTTAGCCCGGTTTTGCTGACGCTGGCGCTGTGCATTGGGATTTACGCGCTGGGCTGGGATATTGGTTTCCTGAGCTTTATTACGCCAAGTGGGCTGGGGTTCCGCGAGGCAGCCATCATTTTGCTGCTGGGGCTGGCGGCAGTAACGCCAACCATCGCGCTGGCAACGGTGATCGCGTTTCTTTCGCGCATTCTGGCGACCCTGGCCGAACTGCTCTGCGTCAGCGGCGCGCATTTCATCGTCAGCCGACTAGAGCGAACAGCGAAGAATGCCCAGGCAGCCGAAGAGCAGCCCGCCGTGAGCGCCTTTACTGAGTAA